The uncultured Desulfobulbus sp. genome window below encodes:
- a CDS encoding rhomboid family intramembrane serine protease, with protein MNFSDFSDLEQVKLPIGEEGESLESLALVLESVGLDVVVDSKEHTLWVRRNQYDLALEQLQLYKEENRHWPPLRKQVEPHPLMPPTVLLLGGLIFFYLVTGAWKQSSPWFVHGAVDAAAVRDGQWWRLLTGLSLHADSRHLLGNCCLGGVLVHLLSRQIGFGLAWALLIGCGAAGNWCNVVFRQTDHLSVGFSTAVFAVVGLLSGMQMVQKEKMVWQDVLLSLGAGMALLALLGTAGGRTDLGAHFFGFWVGAGCGILAEISGLIRWARPESRQRYLFGVTLGLVVWSWWWAMG; from the coding sequence ATGAATTTTTCTGACTTCAGTGATCTGGAACAAGTTAAGCTCCCTATTGGAGAGGAAGGAGAGTCTCTGGAGTCTTTAGCCCTGGTGCTGGAGTCTGTGGGGCTAGATGTTGTTGTTGATTCAAAAGAGCACACATTGTGGGTACGGCGGAATCAATATGATCTGGCTCTGGAACAGCTTCAGCTTTACAAGGAAGAAAACCGTCACTGGCCTCCCCTCAGAAAACAGGTTGAGCCCCATCCGTTGATGCCTCCAACGGTTCTGCTCCTGGGAGGGCTGATTTTTTTTTACCTGGTGACCGGGGCATGGAAACAAAGCTCCCCCTGGTTTGTTCATGGGGCGGTCGATGCCGCCGCCGTCCGCGATGGACAGTGGTGGCGTCTGCTGACCGGCTTAAGCCTGCATGCCGATAGCCGACATCTTTTGGGCAACTGCTGTCTTGGGGGCGTTTTAGTACATCTGTTAAGTCGGCAGATTGGTTTCGGGTTGGCCTGGGCATTGCTCATAGGCTGTGGAGCTGCTGGCAACTGGTGCAACGTTGTTTTTCGACAGACAGATCACCTCTCGGTGGGATTTTCCACCGCGGTGTTTGCCGTGGTTGGCCTGCTCTCCGGAATGCAGATGGTTCAGAAAGAAAAAATGGTCTGGCAGGATGTGCTGCTGTCGCTCGGCGCGGGGATGGCACTTCTCGCTCTGTTGGGAACCGCAGGGGGGCGTACCGATCTGGGGGCCCACTTTTTTGGTTTTTGGGTTGGTGCCGGTTGCGGGATTCTGGCTGAGATCTCAGGGCTGATTCGTTGGGCCAGACCTGAGAGTCGGCAGCGATATTTGTTTGGAGTTACTCTGGGGCTGGTTGTCTGGTCCTGGTGGTGGGCCATGGGCTGA
- the hflK gene encoding FtsH protease activity modulator HflK, whose amino-acid sequence MPMNEQPPWGQKKKPSGPEDILATLIQKIRDSFTGKEGEEGQGGGTQPPEQPGSFFAGFSKLLAIALAVVLLQGAFSSFFTIKPGEVGVVLRFGKYARTTQPGLHFKIPYLEELTKVDVETVRKEEFGFRTRSPGFRSSFDRKGYDMESLMLTGDKDVIEVAWIVQYKVNDPVKFLFEVRDVAQAVRDASETVTRRIVGNMDFDYVLSNREILAANAKQELQDQMDRLNCGIVIVTLQLLDINPPEPVKPAFNEVNVADQDMKRLVNEAEETYNKVIPKARGKAKQIVEAAKGYAVERINRANGETNRFNSIVKEYLLAKEVTRQRMYLETMEDVLPQVEHLYILDQSQQNLLPLFDLTKRAPLPTANAAK is encoded by the coding sequence ATGCCAATGAATGAACAACCCCCCTGGGGCCAGAAGAAGAAACCCTCCGGCCCAGAGGATATTCTCGCTACCCTTATCCAAAAAATTCGAGACTCTTTTACCGGAAAAGAGGGCGAGGAGGGCCAGGGAGGAGGCACACAACCGCCTGAGCAGCCGGGGAGTTTCTTTGCCGGATTCAGCAAACTTTTGGCCATTGCTCTGGCTGTCGTGCTTCTCCAGGGCGCATTCTCAAGTTTTTTCACCATCAAACCCGGTGAGGTCGGTGTTGTTTTGCGTTTTGGAAAATACGCGCGAACCACCCAGCCCGGTCTCCATTTCAAGATTCCTTATCTGGAAGAACTGACTAAGGTCGACGTGGAAACCGTGCGCAAAGAGGAGTTTGGCTTTCGCACCCGCTCGCCGGGGTTCCGCTCCTCCTTTGACCGCAAGGGCTACGACATGGAGTCCCTGATGCTGACCGGTGATAAGGACGTTATTGAGGTCGCCTGGATCGTCCAATATAAGGTCAACGACCCGGTGAAATTTCTCTTTGAAGTACGGGATGTGGCCCAGGCTGTCCGTGATGCCTCGGAAACAGTTACCCGGCGCATCGTCGGCAACATGGATTTTGATTATGTGCTCAGTAACCGTGAGATCCTGGCAGCCAATGCGAAACAGGAACTGCAGGACCAGATGGATCGACTTAATTGCGGAATCGTTATCGTTACCCTGCAGCTGCTGGATATCAATCCGCCGGAGCCCGTCAAACCTGCCTTTAATGAGGTCAACGTTGCCGATCAGGACATGAAGCGTTTGGTCAACGAGGCTGAAGAAACCTACAACAAGGTCATTCCCAAGGCTCGCGGTAAAGCGAAGCAGATAGTCGAGGCCGCAAAAGGGTATGCAGTGGAGCGGATCAACCGGGCAAATGGTGAAACCAATCGGTTCAACTCTATTGTTAAGGAGTATCTGCTGGCCAAAGAGGTCACCCGCCAGCGTATGTACTTGGAAACTATGGAAGATGTCCTTCCGCAGGTCGAACATTTGTACATCCTCGACCAAAGTCAGCAGAATCTCTTGCCGCTTTTTGATCTGACCAAACGTGCTCCGCTGCCTACGGCAAATGCGGCGAAATAA
- a CDS encoding Tim44 domain-containing protein, with product MLALLKRCFPFMAIFLALNLVGAVVVPDHADARSKSGGRSFSSPTFRSTPKSTPSQNFNQRTNRSGSFGRGLMGGLLGGALGGMLFGSMFGAGGSGMGILPLIILGVVGYFLYKRFVNRPTSSGSSGYQPPPNSMFQGGGNNMGGSSVPPVPPVPPAPGPMAAAEGLAEIRQTDPGFDENHFLEVASDVFFKVQAGWMRREIDSFRHLLGNQLASEYESHLAEMKAKGQINKLESIAIRKVEIITAGSQNGEDFVTVLFTANLLDYTVDDKSGNLIEGSLTEPVKFAEQWTWARPVRTENWKLEGIDVVEG from the coding sequence ATGCTTGCATTACTCAAACGTTGTTTCCCCTTTATGGCCATATTCCTGGCCCTGAACCTGGTTGGTGCTGTTGTGGTGCCGGACCATGCTGATGCACGTTCTAAGTCTGGCGGGCGCTCGTTCAGCAGCCCCACCTTTCGCTCAACACCAAAATCAACTCCCAGCCAAAACTTCAATCAACGGACAAACCGCAGCGGAAGCTTTGGCCGTGGCCTCATGGGCGGACTGCTTGGCGGCGCCCTGGGCGGTATGCTCTTTGGCAGTATGTTTGGAGCTGGCGGCAGCGGCATGGGCATTCTCCCGCTGATCATTCTGGGCGTAGTGGGGTATTTTCTTTACAAACGCTTTGTCAACCGGCCGACCTCTTCAGGCTCATCGGGCTACCAGCCGCCGCCCAACTCCATGTTTCAGGGAGGGGGCAACAACATGGGGGGAAGCTCAGTCCCACCGGTTCCGCCTGTCCCCCCTGCTCCAGGTCCGATGGCCGCGGCAGAAGGCCTGGCTGAAATTCGCCAGACCGATCCCGGCTTTGATGAAAACCATTTTCTTGAAGTTGCCTCAGACGTCTTTTTTAAGGTCCAAGCGGGGTGGATGCGGCGAGAAATCGATTCTTTCCGTCACTTACTCGGCAATCAGTTGGCGTCAGAGTATGAAAGCCACCTTGCAGAGATGAAAGCCAAGGGCCAGATCAACAAACTCGAATCCATTGCCATTCGTAAAGTTGAAATTATCACTGCAGGTAGCCAGAACGGCGAAGACTTTGTCACCGTGCTTTTTACCGCCAACCTGCTCGACTATACGGTTGATGACAAGTCCGGCAACCTGATTGAAGGCAGCTTGACTGAACCAGTCAAATTTGCCGAGCAGTGGACCTGGGCCCGCCCGGTCCGCACAGAAAACTGGAAACTTGAAGGGATCGATGTGGTAGAAGGCTAA
- the orn gene encoding oligoribonuclease: MANSNLVWIDLEMTGLNPLSDKILEVATVVTDSQLEILAEGPVIAIHQPEEVLAAMDMWNKRQHRESGLIERVRQSEHDCRRAEEETLAFIQTWVDHRSSPMCGNSVWHDRRFLVRYMPELEAYFHYRNIDVSTLKELAVRWAPDLPQFRKACCHLAQEDIRESIAELKHYGQWFIKKA; the protein is encoded by the coding sequence TTGGCAAACAGTAATCTTGTCTGGATTGACCTAGAAATGACCGGGCTCAATCCCCTCTCCGACAAAATTCTTGAAGTGGCGACGGTGGTCACCGATTCGCAGCTGGAGATCCTTGCCGAAGGCCCGGTGATTGCTATCCATCAGCCTGAAGAAGTACTGGCAGCCATGGATATGTGGAATAAAAGACAGCATCGGGAATCCGGGCTCATCGAACGGGTCCGCCAAAGCGAGCATGACTGCCGCCGGGCAGAGGAAGAGACCCTGGCCTTTATTCAGACCTGGGTCGACCATCGTTCCTCTCCCATGTGCGGCAACTCTGTCTGGCATGATCGCCGATTTCTGGTGCGCTATATGCCAGAGCTTGAAGCCTATTTCCATTATCGCAACATCGATGTTTCCACCCTCAAAGAACTCGCTGTACGCTGGGCTCCTGACCTCCCTCAATTCAGAAAAGCATGCTGCCACCTGGCCCAGGAGGATATTCGGGAATCCATTGCCGAACTGAAACATTATGGCCAATGGTTTATCAAAAAAGCCTGA
- a CDS encoding glycogen/starch/alpha-glucan phosphorylase: MNRQTEASIDNNAYSSIFQGTGVEEFKKCIQHHLMSFQGRDPERAGNPDVYRALSYALRDVLMEKWIKTQKTFYAEKMKRVYYLSLEFLVGRSLGNAIINMGLMDEVTQAIEQLGYDLEVLRDCEEDAALGNGGLGRLASCFMDSIATMKIPAYGYGIRYDFGLFHQKIVDGYQVESPDSWLRLGSPWMYERTSFMYPVKFYGHVTSTTDEHGRYRARWVDTEIVMAMACDMLVPGFGNDHVINMRLWRAKASRELDLRFFNVGDYINAVEGKVKSETISKVLYPSDDISEGQELRLKQQYFFVAATFQDILRRYRKENDTFHDFPNQVAVQLNDTHPAIAIPELMRVLMDYEGLGWEQAWDICVRTFAYTNHTLMPEALETWPVDMLGHVLPRHLEIIFEINRRFLEEVARTYPGNARKIEEMSLIAEGPVRRVRMANLAIVGSHSVNGVAALHTELLKNYLFRNFHEMYPQRINSKTNGITPRRWLLKSNPGLAELISEKIGYDWVVDLDRLRELEKWVDDPDFRRRWQEVKLANKQWLAKIIKSNCKVRVNPNTMFDIQVKRIHEYKRQLLNVLHVIHLYQRIITHPENTSIPRTVIFAGKAAPSYHKAKLIIKLITSVASVINHDPRVGDRLKVAFIPNYCVSLAERIMPAADLSEQISTAGTEASGTGNMKFALNGALTIGTLDGANIEIREEVGEENIFIFGMTAEEAEYEKKCKSRKPWQIYEQNEEVREIIDAIGHGAFSHGNRELFQPLVDDLMNENDPYLLLLDLESYLQCQEMVGKVYADTPTWVKRSILNVARMGKFSSDRTIKEYAEEIWGVPVGGENEA; encoded by the coding sequence ATGAATAGACAAACAGAAGCCTCGATCGACAATAACGCCTACTCATCCATCTTCCAGGGTACAGGGGTGGAAGAGTTTAAAAAATGTATCCAACATCATCTGATGAGCTTTCAGGGCCGCGACCCGGAACGGGCGGGAAACCCTGATGTCTACCGCGCACTCTCCTATGCCCTGCGCGACGTGCTCATGGAAAAGTGGATTAAGACCCAAAAGACCTTTTATGCCGAGAAAATGAAACGGGTCTATTACCTTTCTCTCGAGTTCCTGGTGGGACGGTCTCTTGGCAATGCCATTATCAACATGGGGCTTATGGATGAGGTCACTCAAGCTATAGAGCAGTTGGGCTATGATTTGGAGGTCCTTCGGGACTGCGAGGAGGATGCTGCCTTGGGTAACGGAGGTTTGGGGCGGCTGGCTTCTTGTTTTATGGACTCCATTGCCACCATGAAGATTCCTGCCTATGGATATGGCATCCGTTACGATTTTGGATTGTTTCATCAGAAAATAGTCGATGGGTATCAGGTCGAATCCCCCGACTCCTGGTTGCGCCTGGGCTCCCCCTGGATGTATGAACGAACCAGTTTCATGTATCCGGTCAAATTTTATGGGCATGTCACCTCTACCACCGATGAGCATGGCCGCTACCGAGCCCGCTGGGTCGATACCGAGATCGTTATGGCCATGGCCTGCGATATGCTCGTACCGGGGTTTGGAAACGATCATGTGATCAATATGCGCCTCTGGCGGGCCAAGGCTTCGCGAGAGCTGGACTTGCGTTTTTTCAACGTGGGCGACTATATCAATGCGGTGGAGGGCAAGGTCAAGTCGGAGACTATTTCCAAGGTGCTCTATCCAAGTGATGATATCAGCGAGGGACAGGAACTGCGTCTGAAGCAGCAGTACTTTTTCGTTGCCGCCACCTTTCAGGATATCCTTCGTCGTTATCGTAAAGAGAATGATACCTTTCACGATTTTCCCAATCAGGTTGCCGTCCAGCTCAACGATACCCACCCGGCCATTGCCATCCCTGAGTTGATGCGGGTGTTGATGGATTACGAAGGGTTAGGCTGGGAGCAGGCATGGGATATCTGTGTACGTACCTTTGCGTATACCAATCATACCCTTATGCCCGAGGCTCTGGAAACCTGGCCTGTTGATATGCTGGGGCATGTTTTGCCCCGACATCTCGAGATTATTTTTGAGATCAATCGTCGTTTCTTAGAAGAGGTAGCCAGGACATATCCCGGCAATGCACGAAAAATTGAAGAAATGTCCTTGATCGCGGAGGGACCTGTTCGTCGGGTCCGCATGGCCAACTTGGCGATTGTGGGGAGTCATTCGGTAAACGGCGTAGCTGCACTGCATACTGAGCTTTTGAAAAACTATCTGTTTCGTAATTTTCATGAGATGTACCCCCAGCGGATTAATTCAAAGACCAATGGGATCACTCCAAGGCGCTGGTTGTTGAAGAGTAATCCCGGGCTTGCCGAATTGATCAGTGAAAAGATCGGTTATGACTGGGTTGTGGACTTGGACCGGTTACGGGAGCTGGAGAAGTGGGTAGATGATCCCGATTTTAGACGACGCTGGCAGGAAGTGAAACTGGCCAATAAACAGTGGCTGGCCAAGATTATTAAGAGCAACTGTAAGGTCAGGGTGAACCCCAACACCATGTTTGACATTCAGGTGAAACGGATTCATGAGTACAAACGACAGTTGCTTAACGTGCTCCATGTCATTCATCTTTACCAACGCATTATTACGCATCCCGAGAACACCTCTATCCCTCGAACAGTTATCTTTGCTGGAAAGGCAGCGCCTTCCTATCATAAGGCTAAGTTGATTATAAAGTTGATCACTTCAGTGGCGTCGGTGATTAATCACGATCCTCGGGTAGGAGATAGACTCAAAGTCGCCTTTATTCCCAATTACTGTGTCTCCCTGGCCGAACGGATTATGCCAGCTGCCGATCTCTCGGAGCAGATCTCCACCGCAGGGACCGAAGCTTCAGGCACAGGGAATATGAAGTTTGCCCTGAACGGGGCACTGACCATCGGTACCCTTGATGGTGCCAATATTGAAATTCGCGAAGAGGTGGGGGAGGAGAATATATTTATTTTTGGGATGACCGCCGAGGAGGCTGAGTACGAGAAAAAATGTAAATCTCGCAAGCCCTGGCAGATTTATGAACAGAATGAAGAGGTCCGTGAGATAATCGATGCTATTGGTCATGGTGCCTTTAGTCATGGCAATCGCGAACTGTTCCAGCCGCTTGTTGATGACCTTATGAATGAGAACGATCCGTATTTGCTGCTTCTGGACCTGGAGTCATATCTCCAGTGCCAAGAAATGGTAGGAAAAGTCTACGCAGACACTCCAACGTGGGTGAAACGTTCTATCCTCAATGTCGCACGTATGGGCAAATTTTCGAGTGATCGAACTATCAAGGAATATGCGGAGGAAATCTGGGGGGTACCAGTGGGGGGAGAGAATGAGGCCTGA
- a CDS encoding class II fructose-bisphosphate aldolase — protein MKNIHYTELGLVNTKAMFSQAMREQFAVPAYNFNNMEQLQAIVTGCAQSASPVILQVSGSARKYIGTAFLPHMAAAAVDLAKEVGLAVPIALHLDHGGSFELARECIDSGFSSVMIDASHHAFADNAAMTRKVVEYAHDHDVTVEAELGVLAGIEDEVSAEHSSYTRPEEVERFLEQTGVDSLAISIGTSHGAYKFKLNPGEEPPPLRFDILAEIEKLVPGFPIVLHGASSVTQSHVALINQFGGKMDNTAGIPEEQLRKAAASAVCKVNIDSDGRLAMTAIIRQVFAEKPAEFDPRKYLGPARDELIAMVKHKNSAVLGSAGRIKA, from the coding sequence ATGAAAAATATTCATTATACTGAGCTTGGCCTGGTCAACACGAAAGCTATGTTCTCGCAGGCCATGCGTGAACAATTTGCCGTTCCTGCGTATAACTTCAATAATATGGAGCAGCTTCAGGCTATTGTCACAGGCTGTGCCCAATCAGCCTCACCGGTGATTCTCCAGGTCTCTGGCAGTGCACGTAAATACATTGGCACTGCTTTTCTCCCACACATGGCAGCCGCTGCAGTCGATCTCGCCAAGGAAGTTGGCCTTGCAGTGCCCATAGCCTTACATCTGGACCATGGAGGCAGCTTTGAGTTGGCCAGGGAATGTATTGACTCCGGTTTTTCTTCGGTCATGATTGACGCCTCCCACCATGCCTTTGCAGACAATGCCGCCATGACCAGGAAGGTGGTGGAATACGCCCATGACCATGATGTTACTGTGGAGGCCGAATTAGGGGTGCTTGCCGGTATTGAGGATGAAGTCAGTGCCGAACATTCCTCTTACACCCGCCCGGAAGAGGTCGAACGATTCCTAGAACAAACCGGTGTCGATTCGCTTGCAATCTCGATTGGGACCTCCCATGGAGCCTATAAATTTAAGCTTAACCCTGGCGAAGAGCCTCCTCCCCTGCGCTTTGATATTTTGGCAGAGATTGAAAAGCTGGTACCTGGGTTTCCCATCGTGCTCCACGGTGCATCCTCGGTGACTCAATCGCATGTAGCACTGATCAACCAGTTCGGAGGCAAGATGGACAACACTGCAGGAATCCCAGAGGAGCAGTTACGCAAAGCGGCTGCCTCTGCAGTTTGCAAGGTCAATATCGATAGCGATGGCCGCTTAGCCATGACCGCAATCATTCGCCAGGTCTTTGCTGAAAAGCCCGCAGAGTTTGACCCTAGGAAATATCTTGGCCCCGCACGCGACGAATTGATCGCCATGGTCAAACATAAAAACAGTGCGGTCCTGGGAAGCGCTGGCCGCATCAAAGCCTAA